From the Nocardiopsis changdeensis genome, one window contains:
- a CDS encoding serine/threonine-protein kinase produces the protein MPSDGLPKNLEPLGAGDPATIGPYVLSGKLGSGGMGTVYLGGLPDRNNQVAIKVIRPELAFDEATRARFRDEMENARKVASFCTAKVLDHGTFENRPYMVTEYIAGTALAEHIAQNGPLDSSTLHGFALGVAAALAAIHRTGLVHRDLKPANVLLSLSGPRVIDFGIARAMNTATNHTQTGIVMGSPGWMAPEQLLEEQVTTKADIFAWGCLVAFAGNGTHPFGNGDAMTLGKRVLFAEPQIGNLDSPLDRLVLRALDKDPNRRPTAQDLLLELAGGEDSSNPNDMVSHALHQSWRPNLPPPMPHGPPQGAHQTMTGMRHPAPGAYQAPPVAPPGPQAAPHQSGTFVRPAPGHPGGGHPPQGPPPPPHPQAGAPGGPPPAQHPASTGALPIVPPADQQAPRPGPQPYVPPVPPPPHRPTGPANRRGIVVIAAAAAVLLVLALLAVLYVVTNLGDDDAPSGQQTQQPGTSAAPEDGGGGEPGEGDGPASPGTGAMEATSADGLARVKVLDVECDQTTIPSREVQVQANGHYCVLDVDFTNLSDAPVLLDHEAQGVRTELQQEVVADRPSRIEEQESLWEAVQPGETATGIMVFTLHVGEYPEALVFRHDRFAEPVEVLLKSAD, from the coding sequence TTGCCGTCGGATGGGCTCCCGAAGAACCTGGAACCGCTGGGCGCCGGAGATCCGGCCACCATCGGGCCCTATGTGCTGTCCGGGAAGCTGGGCAGCGGCGGCATGGGCACCGTCTACCTCGGCGGGCTGCCGGACCGGAACAACCAGGTAGCGATCAAGGTCATCCGCCCCGAGCTCGCCTTCGACGAGGCGACCCGGGCGCGGTTCCGCGACGAGATGGAGAACGCCCGCAAGGTCGCCTCCTTCTGCACCGCGAAGGTCCTCGACCACGGCACGTTCGAGAACCGCCCGTACATGGTGACCGAGTACATCGCGGGCACCGCGCTGGCCGAGCACATCGCCCAGAACGGCCCCCTGGACTCCTCCACCCTGCACGGGTTCGCCCTGGGCGTGGCCGCCGCGCTCGCCGCGATCCACCGCACCGGCCTGGTGCACCGCGACCTCAAGCCCGCCAACGTGCTGCTGTCGCTGTCGGGCCCGCGCGTGATCGACTTCGGCATCGCCCGGGCCATGAACACCGCCACCAACCACACCCAGACGGGCATCGTCATGGGCAGCCCGGGCTGGATGGCGCCCGAGCAGCTCCTGGAGGAGCAGGTCACCACCAAGGCGGACATCTTCGCCTGGGGGTGCCTGGTGGCGTTCGCGGGCAACGGCACCCACCCCTTCGGCAACGGCGACGCCATGACGCTGGGCAAGCGGGTGCTGTTCGCCGAGCCCCAGATCGGCAACCTCGACAGCCCCCTGGACCGGCTGGTGCTGCGGGCCCTGGACAAGGACCCCAACCGGCGGCCCACCGCCCAGGACCTGCTCCTGGAGCTGGCGGGCGGCGAGGACAGCTCCAACCCCAACGACATGGTGTCGCACGCGCTGCACCAGTCGTGGCGTCCCAACCTGCCCCCGCCGATGCCGCACGGTCCGCCGCAGGGCGCCCACCAGACCATGACCGGCATGCGCCACCCGGCGCCCGGCGCCTACCAGGCGCCCCCGGTCGCCCCGCCCGGCCCGCAGGCCGCCCCGCACCAGAGCGGCACGTTCGTGCGACCGGCCCCGGGGCACCCCGGCGGCGGGCACCCGCCCCAGGGCCCGCCCCCGCCCCCGCACCCGCAGGCCGGCGCCCCGGGCGGGCCGCCGCCCGCCCAGCACCCGGCCTCCACCGGCGCGCTCCCGATCGTGCCGCCCGCCGACCAGCAGGCGCCGCGCCCGGGCCCCCAGCCGTACGTTCCGCCGGTCCCGCCGCCCCCGCACCGGCCGACCGGTCCGGCCAACCGGCGCGGCATCGTGGTCATCGCCGCGGCGGCCGCCGTCCTCCTGGTCCTCGCGCTGCTGGCGGTGCTGTACGTGGTGACCAACCTCGGCGACGACGACGCCCCGTCCGGTCAGCAGACGCAGCAGCCCGGCACCTCCGCCGCCCCCGAGGACGGCGGCGGGGGCGAACCCGGCGAGGGGGACGGGCCCGCGTCCCCGGGCACCGGGGCCATGGAGGCCACCAGCGCCGACGGCCTGGCCCGTGTGAAGGTGCTCGACGTCGAGTGCGACCAGACGACCATCCCCAGCCGCGAGGTCCAGGTGCAGGCGAACGGGCACTACTGCGTGCTCGACGTGGACTTCACCAATCTGAGCGACGCGCCCGTGCTGCTGGACCACGAGGCCCAGGGGGTGCGGACCGAACTGCAGCAGGAGGTCGTAGCGGACCGGCCCAGCCGGATCGAGGAGCAGGAGTCCCTGTGGGAGGCCGTCCAGCCGGGCGAGACTGCCACCGGGATCATGGTGTTCACGCTCCACGTCGGCGAGTACCCCGAGGCCCTGGTGTTCAGGCACGACCGCTTCGCCGAGCCCGTCGAGGTCCTCCTCAAGAGCGCCGACTGA
- a CDS encoding 4-(cytidine 5'-diphospho)-2-C-methyl-D-erythritol kinase: MTVDTTVTVRVPAKVNLQLAVGPAREDGFHDLVNVFHAVSLFDEVTVREAGPRSGRPDGSTSPGGGTLLAELTANGRSVSHLSRVPLDASNLAAGAADLLGRETGRGRPVRIHLEKRIPVAGGMAGGSADAAAALVACDRLWATGLPREDLLRLAAVLGSDVAFPLVGGTAVGRGRGEILEPMTSPGRYRWVFALSPHGLSTGAVFAEYDRLRPDAPAPELSAALRDALAAADPAALGRALTNDLQEAALSLLPELERTLRTGASAGALGALVSGSGPTCAFLVGGGSEEASVVAEREAAVVASLEASGLCEQIVRADGDVPGTVFV; encoded by the coding sequence GTGACAGTTGATACCACCGTAACCGTGCGGGTTCCCGCGAAGGTCAACCTCCAGCTGGCGGTGGGGCCCGCACGTGAGGACGGGTTCCACGACCTCGTCAACGTTTTCCACGCGGTCTCGCTGTTCGATGAGGTTACCGTCCGGGAGGCGGGACCGCGCAGTGGGCGACCCGACGGTAGCACCTCACCGGGTGGCGGGACCCTCCTCGCGGAGCTGACCGCGAACGGCCGCTCGGTCTCCCACCTGTCACGTGTGCCACTGGACGCCTCCAACCTCGCCGCGGGCGCCGCCGACCTGCTGGGCCGGGAGACCGGCCGCGGCCGTCCGGTGCGGATCCACCTGGAGAAGCGCATCCCCGTGGCGGGCGGGATGGCCGGCGGCAGCGCCGACGCGGCGGCCGCCCTGGTCGCCTGCGACCGGCTGTGGGCGACCGGCCTGCCCCGCGAGGACCTGCTGCGGCTGGCCGCCGTGCTCGGCAGCGACGTGGCCTTCCCGCTGGTGGGGGGCACCGCGGTGGGCCGGGGGCGGGGCGAGATCCTGGAGCCGATGACCAGCCCCGGCCGGTACCGCTGGGTGTTCGCGCTGTCCCCGCACGGCCTGTCCACGGGCGCGGTGTTCGCCGAGTACGACCGGCTGCGGCCCGACGCGCCCGCCCCGGAGCTGAGCGCGGCCCTGCGGGACGCGCTGGCCGCCGCGGATCCCGCGGCCCTGGGCCGGGCGCTGACCAACGACCTCCAGGAGGCGGCGCTGTCGCTGCTGCCGGAGCTGGAGCGCACGCTCCGGACGGGCGCCTCGGCCGGAGCGCTGGGCGCGCTGGTGTCCGGGTCCGGTCCGACCTGCGCGTTCCTGGTGGGCGGCGGCTCGGAGGAGGCCTCGGTGGTCGCCGAGCGGGAGGCCGCGGTGGTGGCCTCGCTGGAGGCGAGCGGGCTGTGCGAGCAGATCGTGCGGGCCGACGGAGACGTCCCCGGCACGGTCTTCGTGTGA
- a CDS encoding thiamine pyrophosphate-dependent enzyme has protein sequence MPTTAALTRYADLPALIGLMEGDEKHSAAAHSTLDVVWVLYDRVLAVTPETADDPARDRFLLSKGHGPAAFYAVLAAKGFLDVSALRGWTAFGSALGHHPDRVLVPGAEIGSGSLGHGLPIALGTALGLRARNVRRPDGSEPRTVVLVGDGELDEGSNHEAIAAAGRLGVGSLTTVVVDNGSALHGWPGGIARRFELEGWATREVQGRDHDALHAAFTRPWGDRPLAVVARVRPTS, from the coding sequence ATGCCGACGACAGCAGCCCTCACCCGCTACGCCGACCTGCCGGCCCTCATCGGCCTGATGGAGGGCGACGAAAAGCACAGTGCCGCCGCGCACTCCACGCTCGACGTCGTCTGGGTCCTCTACGACCGCGTCCTGGCCGTCACCCCCGAGACCGCCGACGACCCCGCCCGCGACCGGTTCCTGCTCTCCAAGGGCCACGGGCCCGCCGCCTTCTACGCCGTCCTGGCCGCCAAGGGCTTCCTCGACGTGTCCGCGCTGCGCGGCTGGACCGCCTTCGGCTCCGCCCTGGGACACCACCCCGACCGGGTCCTCGTCCCCGGCGCGGAGATCGGCAGCGGCTCGCTCGGCCACGGCCTGCCCATCGCCCTGGGGACCGCCCTGGGGCTGCGCGCCCGGAACGTGCGCCGCCCCGACGGGTCCGAGCCCCGCACGGTGGTGCTCGTCGGCGACGGCGAGCTCGACGAGGGCAGCAACCACGAGGCCATCGCCGCGGCCGGGCGGCTGGGCGTCGGCTCCCTCACCACCGTGGTCGTCGACAACGGGTCGGCCCTGCACGGCTGGCCCGGCGGGATCGCGCGCCGCTTCGAGCTGGAGGGCTGGGCCACCCGCGAGGTCCAGGGCCGCGACCACGACGCCCTGCACGCCGCGTTCACCCGCCCCTGGGGCGACCGGCCGCTCGCCGTCGTCGCCCGCGTCCGCCCCACGAGCTGA
- a CDS encoding transketolase family protein produces the protein MREVFGAAVSEAMDDDPRLAVVLAVISAGMFRRAAARHPGRVIDLGIREQAMIGTAGGLALTGMRPVVHSYAPFLVERPFEQIKLDLGHQDAGAVLVSIGGSYDAAAEGRTHQAPGDVALIDTLPGWTVHVPGHADEVRAVLRDALPGDDRVYIRLSGTANRAPLPLSGGLAVVRPGSARSAGVVVAVGPMLDRTLEATADLDVTVAYTATVRPFDRAGLSALVAASGNADVMLVEPYLRGTSAHEVSEALADRRHRQLSLGVPRDTELRAYGTPADHARAHGLDVRGIARAARDFFLV, from the coding sequence ATGCGCGAGGTGTTCGGCGCCGCCGTCTCGGAGGCGATGGACGACGACCCCCGCCTCGCGGTCGTCCTGGCGGTCATCTCCGCCGGGATGTTCCGCCGGGCCGCCGCCCGCCACCCCGGGCGGGTGATCGACCTGGGCATCCGCGAGCAGGCCATGATCGGGACCGCGGGCGGACTCGCCCTCACCGGGATGCGCCCGGTCGTCCACAGCTACGCCCCCTTCTTGGTGGAGCGCCCCTTCGAGCAGATCAAGCTCGACCTGGGGCACCAGGACGCCGGGGCGGTCCTGGTGAGCATCGGCGGCTCCTACGACGCCGCCGCGGAGGGCCGCACCCACCAGGCCCCCGGCGACGTCGCCCTGATCGACACCCTGCCCGGCTGGACCGTCCACGTGCCCGGCCACGCCGACGAGGTGCGCGCCGTCCTGCGCGACGCCCTGCCCGGCGACGACCGGGTGTACATCCGGCTGTCGGGCACCGCCAACCGCGCCCCCCTGCCGCTGTCCGGGGGCCTGGCCGTGGTCCGGCCGGGCTCGGCCCGCTCCGCCGGAGTGGTCGTGGCCGTCGGGCCCATGCTCGACCGCACCCTGGAGGCCACCGCGGACCTCGACGTCACCGTCGCCTACACCGCCACCGTGCGCCCCTTCGACCGCGCCGGGCTCAGCGCCCTGGTCGCCGCCTCCGGGAACGCGGACGTGATGCTGGTGGAGCCCTACCTCAGGGGCACCTCCGCGCACGAGGTCTCCGAGGCGCTGGCCGACCGCAGGCACCGCCAGCTCTCCCTCGGCGTGCCGAGGGACACGGAGCTGCGCGCCTACGGCACCCCGGCCGACCACGCCCGGGCGCACGGGCTGGACGTCCGGGGAATCGCGCGGGCCGCCCGGGACTTCTTCCTGGTGTAG
- a CDS encoding ABC-F family ATP-binding cassette domain-containing protein, whose product MTNLVNLQDVSLAYGPLVLLDSVSLGVDEGERIGVVGRNGGGKSTLISVLSGALPPDSGRVVHNRGLRVGFLHQRDDFPDTTVGAFVLGERAEHEWAGDARARDILRGLLGGWSLDTPMAGLSGGERRRAGLARLLVGDHDLIVLDEPTNHLDIEGIHWLAGHLRDRREALVVVTHDRWFLDAVTTRTWEVGRGAVERYEGGYAAYVLAKAERERQAAATEERRQNLMRKELAWLRRGAPARTSKPKFRIEAANRLIADEPPVRDTVELVRFASSRLGKTVIDLKDVTATVPGRTLLDHLTWQLGPGDRVGLVGVNGAGKSTLLKILAREREPESGHVRTGRTVRLAHLSQNVTELDPEARPLQAVMDVREHVTIGKRDYTASQMLERFGFRGERQWTPIGDLSGGERRRLQLLRLLMDEPNVLLLDEPTNDLDIETLTELEDLLDGWPGSLVLVSHDRYFLERITDRVLALMGDGGLAFLPGGVDEYLERRAGTAGEAAVPTAGGGEAPAAEPERPAVSAADRRAAQKEMQRVERRMDRIAAREAELHEQMAAAAEDYTRLAELDAEAKALAGEKEELEMIWLEQAELVGD is encoded by the coding sequence ATGACGAATCTGGTCAACCTTCAGGACGTGTCCCTGGCCTACGGGCCCCTCGTGCTCCTCGACTCGGTGTCACTGGGCGTGGACGAGGGCGAGCGCATCGGCGTGGTCGGCCGCAACGGCGGCGGCAAGTCCACGCTGATCTCCGTGCTGTCCGGGGCCCTGCCGCCCGACTCCGGCCGGGTGGTGCACAACCGCGGTCTGCGCGTGGGCTTCCTGCACCAGCGCGACGACTTCCCCGACACCACCGTCGGCGCCTTCGTGCTGGGCGAGCGGGCCGAACACGAGTGGGCGGGCGACGCCCGCGCCCGCGACATCCTGCGCGGGCTGCTCGGCGGCTGGAGCCTGGACACCCCCATGGCGGGGCTGTCCGGCGGTGAGCGCCGCCGCGCCGGCCTGGCCCGGCTGCTGGTGGGCGACCACGACCTCATCGTCCTGGACGAGCCCACCAACCACCTCGACATCGAGGGCATCCACTGGCTCGCCGGGCACCTGCGCGACCGCCGCGAGGCGCTCGTGGTGGTCACCCACGACCGCTGGTTCCTGGACGCCGTCACCACCCGCACCTGGGAGGTGGGACGCGGCGCCGTCGAGCGCTACGAGGGCGGGTACGCCGCCTACGTGCTGGCCAAGGCCGAGCGCGAGCGCCAGGCCGCGGCCACCGAGGAGCGCCGCCAGAACCTCATGCGCAAGGAGCTGGCCTGGCTGCGCCGGGGCGCCCCCGCGCGCACCTCCAAGCCCAAGTTCCGCATCGAGGCGGCCAACCGGCTGATCGCGGACGAGCCGCCGGTGCGCGACACCGTCGAGCTGGTCCGGTTCGCCAGCTCCCGCCTGGGCAAGACCGTCATCGACCTCAAGGACGTGACGGCGACCGTCCCGGGGCGGACCCTGCTGGACCACCTCACCTGGCAGCTCGGCCCCGGCGACCGGGTCGGCCTGGTCGGGGTCAACGGCGCGGGCAAGTCCACGCTGCTCAAGATCCTCGCCCGGGAGCGGGAGCCCGAGTCGGGCCACGTCCGCACCGGGCGCACCGTCCGGCTCGCCCACCTGTCGCAGAACGTCACCGAGCTGGACCCCGAGGCCCGGCCGCTCCAGGCGGTCATGGACGTGCGCGAGCACGTGACCATCGGCAAGCGGGACTACACCGCCAGCCAGATGCTGGAGCGCTTCGGGTTCCGCGGCGAGCGCCAGTGGACCCCGATCGGCGACCTGTCCGGCGGCGAGCGGCGCCGCCTGCAGCTGCTGCGCCTGCTCATGGACGAGCCCAACGTCCTGCTGCTGGACGAGCCCACCAACGACCTGGACATCGAGACCCTCACCGAGCTGGAGGACCTGCTCGACGGCTGGCCCGGCTCCCTGGTGCTGGTCTCCCACGACCGGTACTTCCTGGAGCGGATCACCGACCGGGTGCTGGCCCTCATGGGCGACGGCGGCCTGGCGTTCCTGCCCGGCGGCGTGGACGAGTACCTGGAGCGCCGGGCGGGCACCGCGGGGGAGGCCGCGGTGCCCACCGCGGGCGGGGGAGAGGCCCCCGCGGCCGAGCCCGAGCGCCCCGCCGTGTCGGCGGCCGACCGCCGCGCCGCCCAGAAGGAGATGCAGCGCGTCGAACGGCGGATGGACAGGATCGCCGCGCGCGAGGCCGAGCTGCACGAGCAAATGGCGGCCGCGGCCGAGGACTACACCCGGCTCGCCGAGCTCGACGCCGAGGCCAAGGCCCTGGCGGGCGAGAAGGAGGAGCTGGAGATGATCTGGCTGGAGCAGGCGGAGCTGGTCGGCGACTGA
- a CDS encoding helix-turn-helix domain-containing protein, giving the protein MTGYGERRGRAGVLWRFTGSGPHRVLPDAAMDLMWHRGRLVVAGPDTAAQVDGSAPGETTWGLRLAPGAAHALLGVPARELADRRVDLADLVRLPPAPVARPAETLERVFAALWRRADPDPAALRLAASLDRAARALATAEAVAREHGMSERTLRRTCDRVFGYGPKTLMSIHRLQRALRLARAGAPLGEAAATAGYADQAHFTRESGRLAGLPPGALLGRR; this is encoded by the coding sequence ATGACCGGGTACGGGGAGAGACGGGGGCGCGCGGGGGTCCTGTGGCGCTTCACCGGCTCCGGCCCCCACCGGGTGCTGCCCGACGCCGCGATGGACCTCATGTGGCACCGCGGGCGCCTCGTGGTGGCCGGACCCGACACCGCCGCGCAGGTCGACGGGTCCGCCCCGGGCGAGACGACCTGGGGCCTGCGGCTGGCCCCCGGCGCGGCGCACGCGCTGCTGGGCGTCCCCGCCCGCGAACTGGCCGACCGCCGCGTCGACCTGGCCGACCTGGTCCGCCTCCCCCCGGCCCCGGTGGCCCGGCCGGCCGAGACCCTGGAGCGGGTCTTCGCCGCTCTGTGGCGGCGCGCCGACCCCGACCCCGCGGCCCTGCGGCTGGCGGCCTCCCTGGACCGGGCGGCCCGCGCCCTCGCGACCGCGGAGGCGGTCGCCCGGGAGCACGGGATGTCCGAGCGCACACTGCGGCGCACCTGCGACCGCGTCTTCGGCTACGGCCCCAAGACCCTCATGTCGATCCACCGCCTCCAGCGCGCCCTGCGCCTGGCCCGGGCCGGGGCGCCGCTGGGCGAGGCCGCCGCCACCGCCGGGTACGCCGACCAGGCGCACTTCACCCGCGAGAGCGGACGCCTCGCGGGCCTGCCCCCGGGCGCGCTGCTGGGCCGGCGGTGA